The Holophagales bacterium genome has a segment encoding these proteins:
- a CDS encoding alpha/beta hydrolase codes for MIRFRTRAARMGCGVTLFASVALPAVMLTSLVRSMIFPASQAPFPEPGPGEGWTVVRYETADGVRLAGASFPPLVPDRPVVLYFHGNAEAAAQNLSLAGSLHARGLGVFLAEYRGYGGLAGSPSEQGLYADGEAALAELGRLGVPPSRVVLAGRSLGSGVAVELATRHRVAAVVLVSAYTSIVDVGRTVAGALAPLVIRDRFDSLSKVGRVASPVALLHGTRDDVVSVEMGRRLAAARPGSRWVEVPEATHNDFPGLADLLHREIEGLLPAAPGAAQR; via the coding sequence GTGATCCGATTTCGGACCCGCGCTGCCAGAATGGGCTGCGGCGTAACGCTCTTCGCCTCCGTCGCTCTTCCCGCCGTCATGCTGACCTCGCTCGTCCGCTCGATGATCTTCCCCGCCTCGCAGGCGCCGTTCCCCGAGCCGGGCCCGGGCGAGGGGTGGACCGTCGTTCGCTACGAGACCGCAGACGGCGTCCGCCTCGCGGGCGCGAGCTTCCCGCCGCTCGTGCCCGACCGCCCCGTCGTCCTCTACTTTCACGGGAACGCCGAGGCGGCGGCGCAGAACCTGTCGCTCGCCGGATCGCTCCACGCGCGCGGCCTCGGCGTCTTCCTCGCCGAGTACCGCGGGTACGGCGGGCTCGCCGGCTCGCCGAGCGAGCAGGGCCTCTACGCCGACGGCGAGGCGGCCCTCGCCGAGCTCGGACGGCTCGGCGTCCCACCGTCGCGCGTCGTCCTCGCCGGGCGCTCGCTCGGGTCGGGTGTCGCCGTGGAGCTCGCGACGCGCCACCGCGTCGCCGCGGTCGTCCTGGTCTCGGCCTACACGTCGATCGTCGACGTGGGACGCACCGTCGCAGGCGCGCTGGCACCGCTCGTCATCCGGGACCGCTTCGACTCGCTCTCGAAGGTCGGGCGCGTCGCCTCGCCCGTCGCCCTTCTCCACGGGACCCGGGACGACGTCGTCTCCGTGGAGATGGGGCGGCGCCTCGCCGCCGCGCGACCGGGCTCCCGCTGGGTCGAGGTGCCCGAGGCGACGCACAACGACTTCCCGGGCCTCGCGGATCTCCTCCACCGCGAGAT